One Sphingobacteruim zhuxiongii DNA window includes the following coding sequences:
- a CDS encoding 3-keto-disaccharide hydrolase — MKRNFGYVLISILGLTLGSCATKSTTTAPQAQPAYELNNLPKVELKDFKKNSSGAYVLFDGSSLNGWRGYNKDHVPTKWAIDNGTLKFSKAPGGNAKAEGGDIIFAHDFKNFELEFEWKISHAGNSGVFFLAKEVKNQPIYISSPEYQLLDNQNHPDAKQGVDGNRKSASLYDMIPAKPQNAFPAGEWNRAKIVVNKGKVTHYQNDEKVVEYDLWSTSWTELLQTSKFSKEKWPLAFELLNNVGGKSKSGVIGFQDHGDDIWLRNVTVKVL, encoded by the coding sequence ATGAAAAGAAATTTTGGGTATGTGTTAATCAGTATTCTTGGATTGACATTAGGTTCATGTGCTACTAAATCAACGACAACAGCGCCTCAAGCGCAACCAGCGTATGAACTGAATAATCTCCCTAAAGTAGAGCTTAAAGATTTTAAGAAGAATTCTTCTGGTGCCTATGTGTTATTCGATGGCTCTTCATTAAATGGGTGGAGAGGTTACAATAAAGATCATGTCCCAACGAAATGGGCAATTGATAATGGTACTTTGAAATTTTCTAAAGCACCAGGTGGCAATGCGAAGGCTGAAGGTGGTGATATTATTTTTGCGCATGACTTTAAGAATTTTGAATTAGAATTCGAATGGAAGATTTCTCATGCAGGTAATTCAGGAGTATTCTTCCTAGCAAAAGAGGTTAAAAATCAACCTATTTACATTTCGTCTCCTGAATATCAATTGCTGGATAACCAAAATCATCCTGATGCTAAACAAGGCGTCGACGGCAACCGTAAATCAGCTTCTTTGTATGATATGATTCCTGCAAAACCGCAAAATGCATTCCCTGCAGGTGAATGGAATAGAGCTAAGATTGTAGTCAATAAAGGAAAAGTTACGCACTACCAAAATGATGAAAAAGTAGTTGAGTACGATTTATGGTCAACTTCTTGGACAGAACTATTACAAACTAGCAAATTCAGTAAAGAGAAATGGCCATTAGCCTTCGAATTGTTAAATAACGTTGGAGGGAAGAGTAAATCCGGTGTAATCGGGTTTCAAGATCATGGCGATGATATCTGGCTTAGAAATGTAACAGTAAAAGTATTATAA
- a CDS encoding SGNH/GDSL hydrolase family protein translates to MKRQLHIWKESFLSSLFLLVTVSSLMAQSISWHNPLVETALQGRTAALKIEDGYARLPQYLKSEVREPVWYLGQQAAGIYIEFDSNSPEVFVRYKVKNALNMPHMPTTGVSGVDLYAQGKNKLNWKWSFGKYKFADTITYTYENLAVESAGNKYRLYLPLYNAVDWMEIGVKDGASFEFKRNTEKPIIVYGTSIAQGACATRPGLGWTNMLGRNFTQPVINLAFSGNGRLEQPILDLINDVDAAAYLLDCIPNLALTKDRSADDLKKLIINAVATLRKNHPKTPIMLMAHSSSEVPGIMSKTNLSEYGSSSVVAFETFKEIKVKGDRNIYWVSSQDIGFDIESTVDYAHPNDIGMKKISDAYTKLLRKIL, encoded by the coding sequence ATGAAGAGACAGCTTCATATTTGGAAAGAGAGCTTTTTAAGTTCTCTTTTCTTGCTTGTGACAGTAAGTAGTTTAATGGCACAAAGTATCAGTTGGCATAATCCGTTAGTTGAAACTGCTTTGCAAGGACGTACTGCGGCCTTAAAAATAGAAGATGGTTATGCACGATTACCTCAGTATTTGAAATCGGAAGTTCGTGAACCCGTTTGGTACTTGGGACAACAAGCGGCAGGAATTTATATAGAATTCGATTCGAATTCGCCTGAAGTGTTTGTGCGTTATAAAGTAAAAAATGCGCTAAATATGCCGCATATGCCAACTACCGGAGTCAGTGGTGTTGATCTTTATGCTCAGGGCAAAAACAAGCTGAATTGGAAGTGGTCATTTGGCAAATACAAGTTTGCAGATACAATTACCTACACCTATGAAAATCTTGCCGTTGAGTCTGCTGGCAATAAATATAGACTGTATCTTCCTTTGTACAACGCGGTAGACTGGATGGAAATCGGTGTGAAGGATGGCGCAAGTTTCGAGTTTAAGAGAAATACGGAAAAGCCGATCATTGTGTATGGTACTTCTATAGCTCAGGGGGCATGTGCAACACGTCCTGGGTTAGGATGGACGAATATGCTTGGTCGTAATTTTACACAACCTGTAATTAATCTGGCGTTTTCAGGAAATGGTCGTCTAGAGCAACCTATTCTAGACTTAATCAATGATGTTGATGCAGCAGCTTATTTGCTTGATTGCATACCGAATTTGGCGTTAACAAAAGATCGATCAGCTGATGACTTAAAGAAGCTTATCATCAATGCTGTAGCGACATTACGTAAGAATCATCCAAAAACACCTATCATGTTGATGGCACATAGTTCAAGTGAGGTGCCAGGCATTATGAGTAAGACGAACCTTTCAGAATATGGATCTTCTTCCGTTGTTGCCTTTGAAACTTTCAAAGAAATAAAAGTTAAAGGAGATCGAAATATTTATTGGGTCTCTAGCCAAGATATTGGTTTTGATATCGAATCGACTGTAGATTATGCGCATCCTAATGATATTGGGATGAAGAAAATATCAGATGCCTACACAAAACTTCTTCGAAAGATTCTGTAG
- a CDS encoding TonB-dependent receptor, with protein sequence MKLIVILTFLNICTVMGNGLAQQVTLKGEGITLVHAMRSIQHQTGKQFFLNGRKLAELRVNVNVKSMDLPLALESMLKGKPVSWEMQDDIIVIKPSSSNAGKGLVATQNIELSPVAIQERTVQGVISSDAGQPLAGVTVAIKNTAAAISTNERGEYSLSYSVQNPILVVSLMGFSSKEVAVANRTTVNINLSELVDDLDEVVVVGYGKQKKINLTGSVATISGDEIAKTPTNNLSNAIGGRMPGVSSVNSDGRPGNGSTIRVRGLSTLNDNNPLVVVDGVVRSDGFGNIDPNEVENISVLKDASAAAVYGARAANGVILITTKRGKVGKPVLTYSGMVGLQEPTQYPTLMNAYDYGVARNQAFYNQGYDPSNPIQANNFYTDAELERFKQNSTDWYGETFKNTSPQNQHNLSLQGGSESVRYFGSLGYLNQGGLYDNIGFKRYNIRSNIDASITNSLTVGLNLEARQELFESPSWDASDIFHRVINASPTRLAYHPSGRPANTTGSHPVEMIKNSGYKDQEYDIFQGTLFFNQKLDVLTQGLALNGNFSYYKQHSFNKVFAMPYAMFDEDAQGNILNEKMVGGKTSLSEGFDALTNTTYNISLNYARDFNKHSVAAMALYEQYSAKGKNFNARKEDFISNIKDEFFASGPTNQSIDGRGYINDARRSVVGRVNYAFAGKYLFEGTFRYDGSYRFPEAKRFGFFPAVSAGWRISEEPFFKNNESLSFINNLKLRVSKGLIGNDRVNAYQFLESYNIITGAGPVVDGQAVPQVGYGVYPNFNITWEKQDNTNFGLEWGLWNSKLNFEVDYFFRHTRDILWSKDRSVPGTFGRQLPNENYAKVKSKGVEFTIGHQNSISDWSYNFRLVGSYATNEVTQIDDPANAMEFNKQLGRPIGYRAGYEALGLFRSKEEADSWYGGKQFGLQSLAGDIKYADIDGDGTITIQDQKVIADYGNEPRIMYGFNGSVSWRNIDMNFFFQGASQRNIMLTATGRVMYLNGGSSNNFSYFADSWSPENPDAKYPLAWVDSRSINNRDSNFWLRKAGYVRLKSLDLGYNFSGDWLEKIKVNKMRVYVSGYNLFTISQIDELDPEAATGAGHYYPQQRNYNLGVMLSF encoded by the coding sequence ATGAAATTAATAGTCATATTAACTTTCTTGAATATCTGCACCGTTATGGGGAACGGACTCGCACAACAGGTTACCTTAAAAGGAGAGGGCATCACATTGGTGCATGCCATGCGAAGTATTCAGCACCAAACAGGTAAGCAGTTTTTTCTGAATGGGCGTAAGCTTGCCGAGCTACGTGTCAATGTAAACGTGAAGTCTATGGATCTACCATTGGCTTTGGAATCGATGTTGAAAGGGAAACCTGTTTCTTGGGAGATGCAGGATGATATTATCGTTATTAAACCAAGTTCTTCCAATGCTGGAAAAGGATTGGTCGCTACACAAAATATCGAGCTTAGCCCAGTAGCTATACAAGAGCGAACGGTACAAGGGGTGATTAGTTCTGATGCAGGTCAACCACTAGCTGGAGTGACTGTCGCAATAAAAAATACGGCTGCCGCGATTTCTACAAATGAAAGGGGCGAGTATTCACTTTCCTATTCGGTTCAAAATCCTATTCTCGTTGTTAGTTTGATGGGGTTTTCTAGTAAAGAAGTCGCAGTTGCTAATCGTACAACGGTTAATATTAATTTATCGGAATTGGTAGATGATCTTGATGAGGTTGTCGTGGTTGGGTATGGTAAACAGAAGAAAATTAATTTAACAGGTTCTGTTGCGACTATAAGTGGAGATGAAATTGCGAAAACACCGACGAACAACTTGTCAAATGCCATTGGCGGAAGAATGCCAGGAGTATCTTCTGTCAATTCGGATGGGCGTCCAGGAAATGGTTCGACAATTCGAGTTCGCGGATTAAGCACTTTGAATGATAACAATCCACTTGTTGTTGTTGATGGTGTTGTTCGTTCGGATGGCTTTGGTAACATTGATCCAAATGAAGTAGAGAATATCTCTGTTCTAAAGGATGCTTCTGCAGCTGCGGTATATGGAGCGAGAGCAGCAAATGGCGTTATCTTAATAACGACAAAACGAGGTAAAGTCGGAAAACCAGTCTTAACCTATTCAGGTATGGTAGGTCTGCAAGAACCAACACAATATCCAACGTTAATGAACGCCTACGATTATGGTGTAGCTAGAAATCAAGCTTTCTATAATCAAGGATACGATCCTAGTAATCCAATTCAAGCTAATAATTTCTATACTGATGCTGAATTAGAGAGATTTAAACAAAACAGTACCGATTGGTATGGAGAAACTTTTAAAAATACGAGCCCGCAAAATCAGCACAACCTAAGTCTTCAAGGCGGTAGTGAATCTGTTCGCTATTTCGGTTCATTAGGTTATTTAAATCAAGGGGGACTTTACGACAATATTGGATTCAAGCGTTATAATATTCGTTCGAATATAGATGCATCTATCACGAACAGTTTAACTGTTGGACTAAATTTAGAAGCAAGACAAGAATTATTTGAGTCTCCAAGCTGGGATGCTTCAGATATTTTTCACCGTGTTATCAATGCTTCGCCAACTCGCTTAGCTTATCATCCGAGCGGACGTCCTGCGAATACGACGGGATCACATCCGGTTGAGATGATTAAGAATTCTGGCTATAAAGACCAAGAATATGATATTTTCCAAGGTACTCTGTTTTTCAATCAAAAGCTAGATGTATTAACGCAAGGATTGGCTCTAAATGGAAACTTCTCTTATTATAAGCAGCATTCATTTAATAAGGTGTTCGCAATGCCGTACGCCATGTTTGATGAGGATGCGCAAGGGAATATTCTAAATGAGAAAATGGTAGGTGGAAAAACTTCACTTTCTGAAGGATTTGATGCACTAACTAACACGACATACAACATCTCATTAAACTATGCTCGTGATTTCAATAAGCACAGTGTTGCTGCAATGGCATTATATGAGCAATATAGTGCAAAGGGTAAGAACTTTAACGCTAGAAAGGAAGACTTTATTTCCAACATCAAAGATGAATTTTTTGCAAGCGGTCCGACGAATCAGTCGATCGATGGAAGAGGTTATATCAATGATGCGCGAAGATCAGTTGTTGGTCGTGTAAACTACGCGTTCGCCGGAAAATATTTATTTGAAGGAACTTTCCGATATGATGGTTCTTATCGATTCCCAGAAGCAAAGCGATTTGGTTTTTTTCCAGCTGTTTCCGCAGGATGGCGTATTTCTGAGGAACCATTCTTCAAGAATAATGAGAGTTTAAGTTTTATCAACAACCTGAAATTACGTGTTTCAAAAGGATTGATTGGTAATGATCGCGTAAATGCATACCAGTTTTTAGAAAGTTATAATATTATAACTGGAGCTGGTCCTGTAGTAGACGGTCAAGCAGTTCCACAAGTTGGATATGGTGTATACCCGAACTTTAATATTACATGGGAAAAGCAAGATAATACCAATTTTGGTTTAGAATGGGGCTTATGGAATTCAAAGTTAAACTTCGAAGTAGATTATTTCTTCCGTCATACTCGTGATATCTTATGGAGTAAGGACAGATCTGTACCTGGAACTTTTGGACGTCAATTGCCAAACGAGAACTATGCGAAAGTAAAGAGCAAAGGGGTTGAATTCACTATAGGGCACCAAAACTCGATTAGCGACTGGAGTTATAACTTCCGTTTAGTAGGTTCTTATGCGACAAATGAGGTGACACAGATTGATGATCCTGCAAATGCTATGGAATTTAACAAGCAATTGGGACGTCCTATCGGATACCGCGCCGGATATGAGGCACTAGGGTTATTTCGCTCAAAAGAAGAAGCCGACTCTTGGTATGGTGGAAAACAATTTGGTTTACAGAGTTTAGCCGGCGATATCAAGTATGCTGATATTGATGGGGATGGAACCATTACGATACAAGACCAAAAAGTAATTGCCGACTACGGTAATGAACCACGAATTATGTATGGATTCAATGGTTCAGTTTCTTGGAGAAATATCGACATGAATTTCTTCTTTCAAGGAGCTTCACAACGTAATATTATGCTTACAGCAACAGGACGTGTGATGTATCTGAATGGTGGTTCTAGCAATAACTTCTCTTATTTCGCTGATTCATGGTCGCCAGAAAATCCAGACGCTAAGTACCCGCTTGCATGGGTAGACTCACGTTCTATCAATAACCGTGATTCTAATTTCTGGCTTCGTAAGGCAGGATATGTTCGCCTAAAATCATTGGATTTAGGTTATAATTTCTCCGGCGATTGGCTTGAAAAAATCAAAGTCAATAAAATGCGCGTATACGTATCGGGGTACAATCTATTCACCATTAGTCAAATTGATGAGTTGGATCCTGAAGCTGCAACAGGAGCAGGGCATTATTACCCTCAGCAACGCAATTACAACTTAGGAGTTATGCTATCATTTTAA
- a CDS encoding FecR family protein: MYNLDEIVLLLQKRIDGSISKEETSILDAWAAGNPHSQQILDKIDEDGQLWDDLVQKIELDQSDESSWDSRLQEQTRQKIRSDNSLSNPTKTLRFPWFKVACSFLLICTLSYLFFHYQNEKSNSNIEIVSEIPNPSSRAILRLDNGKIIELNAEKSGLRMGDDLSYVDGSAISDAKGIGTVQMLSLEVPKGGTYQLVLSDGTKVWLNSGSKLRYPLKFKSEERHVELVGEGYFEVQAKKHLTAGAETPVRTPFSIKTKNQVIEVLGTAFNVEAYEDDAHEKTSLLHGKVRVLYGNKRANSMDLSPGEQSTTQMGAVVKSTFNPEDILGWKDDMFVFNNTDLNQALKVLSRWYDFDVFYEGDIPQSQFFAEMKRSNKLSTVLKTLEKGGVKFRMEKQNNRFRLVVKK; the protein is encoded by the coding sequence ATGTATAATCTTGATGAAATAGTATTGCTTCTCCAGAAGCGAATTGACGGCAGCATCAGTAAAGAGGAAACTTCCATACTTGATGCCTGGGCTGCCGGGAATCCGCATTCTCAACAAATATTAGACAAGATTGATGAAGATGGACAACTGTGGGATGATCTGGTGCAGAAGATTGAGTTAGATCAATCTGATGAGTCATCCTGGGATAGTCGCTTACAAGAACAAACGAGGCAAAAGATAAGGAGCGATAATTCGCTTTCAAATCCTACGAAAACATTGCGATTTCCATGGTTTAAAGTAGCATGTTCGTTCTTATTGATCTGTACATTGTCTTATCTTTTTTTTCATTACCAAAATGAGAAGTCTAATTCTAACATAGAAATCGTAAGTGAAATTCCTAACCCCTCGTCGCGTGCTATTCTTCGATTAGATAATGGTAAGATCATTGAGTTAAATGCCGAGAAGTCTGGCTTGCGGATGGGAGATGATTTATCCTACGTTGATGGCTCTGCTATCTCTGATGCTAAAGGTATTGGCACTGTTCAAATGTTGAGTTTGGAAGTACCAAAGGGAGGAACATATCAATTAGTCTTGTCTGATGGAACGAAGGTTTGGTTGAACTCCGGTAGTAAATTGCGGTATCCATTGAAATTTAAATCTGAAGAACGACATGTTGAACTTGTTGGTGAGGGTTATTTCGAAGTACAAGCAAAGAAACATTTAACTGCGGGAGCTGAGACTCCAGTTCGTACGCCTTTTTCAATTAAGACTAAGAATCAGGTTATCGAAGTTTTAGGTACTGCTTTTAACGTTGAAGCATATGAAGACGATGCACATGAAAAAACAAGTTTGTTGCATGGAAAAGTACGTGTCCTATATGGAAATAAGCGAGCGAATAGCATGGATTTAAGTCCTGGAGAACAATCTACTACCCAAATGGGTGCTGTCGTCAAGTCTACTTTTAATCCGGAAGACATCCTTGGTTGGAAAGACGATATGTTCGTATTCAATAACACGGATCTTAATCAAGCATTAAAAGTACTTAGTAGATGGTATGATTTCGATGTATTCTATGAAGGCGATATTCCTCAATCGCAGTTTTTCGCGGAGATGAAGCGCTCAAATAAGCTATCCACAGTATTAAAGACATTAGAAAAAGGAGGTGTAAAGTTCAGAATGGAAAAACAAAACAACCGTTTTCGGTTGGTCGTGAAAAAGTAA